A genomic segment from Leptospira kirschneri serovar Cynopteri str. 3522 CT encodes:
- a CDS encoding 6-carboxytetrahydropterin synthase — MFFEESGRFYIRIEERFESSHYLYKYFPDGSDEPIHGHSWKVEIYLSGKKNIGDDGISFDFLTSKLKLKELVGKLDHILINDLEEFKKVNPTSENIARWFYHYLKESVHTVGGRVDRIVIHEGPENLAFFEPTSL, encoded by the coding sequence ATGTTTTTTGAAGAATCAGGAAGATTTTATATTCGAATTGAGGAACGTTTTGAATCCTCACATTATCTCTACAAATATTTTCCAGACGGATCGGATGAACCGATTCATGGACATTCTTGGAAGGTAGAAATTTATCTTTCTGGAAAAAAAAACATTGGAGACGACGGGATCAGTTTTGACTTTCTCACTTCCAAACTAAAACTCAAAGAACTTGTAGGTAAGTTGGATCATATTCTAATTAACGACTTAGAAGAATTTAAAAAGGTCAATCCTACGTCAGAAAACATTGCAAGATGGTTTTATCATTATCTCAAGGAAAGTGTGCATACCGTCGGGGGAAGAGTGGATCGAATCGTCATTCATGAAGGTCCCGAGAATCTCGCCTTTTTTGAGCCAACATCGCTTTAG